The following proteins come from a genomic window of Gynuella sunshinyii YC6258:
- a CDS encoding alpha-N-arabinofuranosidase → MQVKATLHRDFTIADIDDRLYSAFIEHMGRAIYTGIYEPGHPSADARGFRQDVLELVRDLKIPAVRYPGGNFVSAYDWKDGIGPKENRPVRLDLAWRSKETNQVGINEFAWWAEQAGLEMILAVNLGSGNLQDAREFAEYVNHASGTYWSDLRRSHGVEDPYNVKMWCLGNEMDGPWQIGHKDAREYGRLADETSKALKGLDPSIETIVCGSSSDEMPTYPEWEREVLDACYENVDYISLHKYFGNNSNNSLNFFAKTEATGRYIQAVSSIIDFTKAKKRARNDVYICFDEWNVWYHRRSEDDAKIRQWDWPEAPELLEETYNFEDALFVGCLLNEFIRRSDRVKIACIAQLVNVIAPIRADKGGPAWRQTIYWPYQFASLYGRGQALQVVTSGPTYDCEVADDVPYLDIAATRDKDTITLFVINRHPTETMDLDVALTGYTADRVLLHQCLEGHDLKATNSGTTPDKVSPSAGKHLGIEDEHLKGRLNPLSYHAIRIAVH, encoded by the coding sequence ATGCAAGTGAAAGCGACTCTGCACCGCGATTTTACCATCGCCGACATTGATGACCGTCTCTACTCCGCCTTTATCGAACACATGGGCCGGGCCATCTACACCGGCATTTATGAGCCCGGCCATCCATCAGCTGACGCCAGAGGATTCCGCCAGGATGTGCTCGAACTGGTGCGCGATCTGAAAATTCCGGCTGTTCGTTATCCCGGTGGTAATTTTGTCTCTGCCTATGACTGGAAAGACGGTATCGGCCCCAAGGAAAATCGTCCCGTTCGACTGGATCTGGCCTGGCGCTCCAAGGAGACCAATCAGGTCGGCATCAATGAGTTCGCCTGGTGGGCAGAACAGGCAGGGCTGGAGATGATCCTGGCGGTCAACCTCGGTTCCGGCAACTTGCAGGATGCCAGAGAATTCGCAGAGTACGTCAATCACGCATCCGGTACTTACTGGTCAGATCTGCGCCGCAGTCACGGTGTCGAAGACCCCTACAACGTCAAAATGTGGTGCCTCGGAAACGAAATGGACGGCCCCTGGCAGATAGGTCACAAAGATGCCAGAGAATACGGCCGGCTGGCGGATGAAACCTCCAAAGCGCTTAAAGGTCTGGACCCAAGCATCGAAACCATTGTCTGTGGCAGCTCCAGCGACGAAATGCCAACCTACCCCGAATGGGAACGGGAAGTTTTGGATGCCTGCTATGAAAACGTCGACTACATATCCCTGCACAAATATTTTGGAAATAACTCCAATAACAGCTTGAACTTCTTCGCTAAAACCGAAGCCACCGGACGCTACATACAGGCGGTCAGCTCCATTATCGATTTCACCAAAGCCAAGAAACGGGCCCGCAATGACGTTTATATCTGTTTTGATGAATGGAATGTCTGGTATCACCGCCGCTCTGAAGACGATGCCAAAATACGCCAGTGGGACTGGCCGGAAGCTCCGGAGCTGCTGGAAGAAACCTATAACTTTGAAGACGCCCTGTTCGTGGGTTGTCTGCTAAATGAATTTATCCGCCGGTCTGATCGGGTCAAAATTGCCTGTATCGCACAATTGGTGAACGTCATTGCGCCAATCCGGGCGGACAAAGGTGGCCCAGCCTGGCGACAAACCATCTACTGGCCCTATCAGTTCGCTTCGCTCTATGGTCGGGGGCAGGCTCTGCAAGTGGTTACCAGTGGCCCGACTTACGACTGCGAAGTGGCTGATGATGTGCCGTACCTGGATATTGCCGCAACCCGTGACAAAGACACCATTACCCTATTTGTCATTAACCGTCATCCGACCGAAACCATGGATCTGGACGTTGCATTAACAGGGTATACCGCTGACCGAGTCCTGCTGCATCAATGTCTTGAGGGTCACGACCTGAAAGCCACCAATAGCGGCACCACGCCGGATAAGGTTTCTCCTTCTGCCGGCAAACATCTTGGCATCGAAGATGAGCATCTGAAAGGTCGGTTAAATCCCCTCTCCTACCATGCCATTCGTATAGCGGTACACTGA
- a CDS encoding phospholipase effector Tle1 domain-containing protein, with translation MSQDISTLPQAIKDFIQRHGYSLNPLCWVATYQYPKDAKAFTPEQTSLHMFVLDSGGQLSLLRHHESLRRGTVYELGPREVRGTPTPAKPRINLDKPAPIWTDNITDTQPEGIPGVDAFDNPDYFAWLQYRYPDQKTGVLTDYRITTNTQVFQGKLSGSTGQLSLTGPEQICYDIGTPVTAEQWQQTRDALQQVCDQLTEQRQHATPLASWPATMQPLHLINTEILLPGDPKQMDAALFNDQGDPLASLFTMGQDIWDCGYQRPDIFARRFSQQCKADSKTLSSQLGQSLGILDPDLPSVGLCLVDLIYLLDHECELQPLKTMAGQLNAEDPDAWAKEAALAALISYRGKPRPESRPGNQSPYFDSLSDIGKQLYQLAEQQRQQDKVFTQTEQHNCSLQKILKVPQLGSLWCYTAPTNRSRPKRILRLGVFFDGTNQNRYNDEQLPDRDISNVAKMQDLYLEQTIDRAYEIITSRAIYIPGVGTITGVQILNGYKVKEDKIGLGFGIGKEGGQARIVYALEQMHMRLSENSYDELIFDVFGFSRGAALARHFVNMINQWAAEYQPYGVLNAVDAFPQQISGRVAFVGLWDTVGSFYWPGNDKQGEFNLNLNEASAEQVVHLVAAHEVRHNFPSTRISDAKGRLPANFTETIVPGVHADVGGGYENPTPGAATSFDDWRDFYRVKKVYDAGWEEFRVRQLQRDIERRGHTIMMQGTQVYELIPIRKELSIYPLRQMYDMAKVAGLPLWNIDPHNAAYNIPEDLAWCYQNWRNNGAELDNAKIYLEDYIHTSERGLSIVNTPGILFKSREVFPNRPRLAITPRKHHEHA, from the coding sequence ATGTCTCAGGACATCAGCACCCTGCCGCAAGCCATTAAAGACTTCATTCAACGTCACGGTTATTCCCTGAACCCCTTATGCTGGGTCGCCACTTATCAATATCCCAAAGACGCGAAGGCGTTTACCCCGGAACAGACCTCACTGCATATGTTTGTACTGGATAGTGGTGGGCAGTTGTCGTTATTGCGACATCATGAGTCCTTGAGACGGGGCACGGTGTACGAACTTGGACCGCGAGAGGTTCGTGGCACACCAACACCGGCCAAACCCAGAATCAATCTCGACAAACCGGCACCGATCTGGACCGATAACATCACCGACACCCAGCCTGAAGGTATACCCGGAGTTGATGCGTTTGATAACCCGGATTACTTTGCCTGGTTGCAATACCGCTACCCCGATCAAAAGACCGGTGTACTGACCGATTATCGGATCACCACCAACACTCAGGTTTTTCAAGGCAAACTGAGTGGTTCCACCGGTCAGTTATCGCTGACAGGTCCGGAGCAGATCTGTTATGACATCGGCACGCCGGTCACCGCAGAACAGTGGCAGCAAACGCGCGATGCTCTGCAACAGGTCTGTGATCAGCTCACTGAACAACGCCAGCACGCAACCCCCCTTGCTAGCTGGCCGGCAACGATGCAACCCCTGCATTTAATCAATACTGAAATACTGCTTCCGGGTGATCCCAAACAGATGGATGCTGCCTTGTTTAACGATCAGGGTGATCCGTTGGCATCGCTGTTTACAATGGGTCAGGATATCTGGGATTGTGGGTACCAGCGCCCGGATATTTTTGCCCGCCGCTTCAGCCAACAATGTAAAGCCGATAGCAAAACACTGTCCAGCCAATTGGGGCAGAGTCTGGGGATACTTGACCCGGATCTGCCGAGCGTCGGTTTGTGCCTGGTGGATCTGATCTACCTGCTGGACCATGAGTGCGAACTACAACCGCTCAAAACAATGGCCGGGCAATTGAACGCCGAGGATCCGGATGCCTGGGCCAAAGAAGCCGCATTGGCGGCACTGATCAGTTATCGTGGCAAACCAAGACCGGAAAGCCGTCCTGGAAATCAATCGCCGTATTTTGATTCTCTCAGCGACATTGGCAAACAGCTCTATCAACTCGCCGAACAGCAGCGTCAACAGGACAAAGTTTTCACCCAGACAGAGCAACACAACTGCTCGCTACAAAAAATCCTCAAAGTTCCCCAATTGGGATCACTGTGGTGTTACACGGCGCCGACCAACCGCTCCAGGCCGAAGCGTATTTTGAGATTGGGAGTGTTTTTTGATGGCACCAACCAGAACCGCTACAACGATGAACAACTGCCGGACCGGGATATTTCCAACGTGGCGAAGATGCAGGATTTGTATCTCGAACAGACCATTGATCGGGCCTATGAAATTATTACCTCCAGAGCTATTTATATCCCTGGGGTTGGTACCATTACGGGAGTACAAATCCTAAACGGCTATAAGGTCAAGGAGGATAAAATTGGGCTGGGATTTGGTATTGGTAAGGAGGGGGGGCAGGCGCGTATTGTTTATGCATTAGAGCAGATGCATATGCGCTTGTCCGAAAATAGTTATGACGAACTTATCTTTGATGTGTTCGGTTTTAGTCGCGGTGCGGCCCTGGCCCGACACTTTGTGAATATGATCAATCAATGGGCCGCTGAATATCAGCCTTATGGTGTGCTAAATGCAGTTGATGCTTTTCCTCAACAGATCAGTGGCAGAGTTGCTTTTGTCGGACTCTGGGATACCGTGGGCAGTTTCTATTGGCCCGGTAATGATAAGCAGGGTGAGTTCAATCTGAACCTGAATGAGGCCAGTGCTGAGCAGGTGGTGCATCTGGTCGCTGCCCATGAGGTTCGTCATAACTTTCCATCCACCCGGATCAGCGATGCCAAAGGTCGCTTGCCGGCAAACTTTACTGAGACCATTGTTCCCGGTGTCCATGCCGATGTTGGCGGCGGGTACGAAAATCCAACGCCCGGTGCCGCCACCAGTTTTGATGACTGGCGGGACTTTTATCGGGTTAAAAAGGTGTACGATGCCGGCTGGGAGGAATTCCGAGTGCGGCAGTTACAGCGGGATATTGAACGACGAGGCCATACCATAATGATGCAGGGGACTCAGGTATATGAGCTGATTCCGATCCGTAAGGAGCTATCTATCTACCCATTGCGACAGATGTACGACATGGCCAAAGTGGCCGGCTTACCTCTTTGGAATATCGATCCCCATAACGCAGCATATAATATCCCCGAAGACTTGGCTTGGTGTTATCAAAACTGGCGAAACAATGGCGCGGAACTCGATAACGCCAAAATCTATCTCGAAGATTATATTCATACTTCTGAGCGTGGCCTCAGTATTGTCAATACACCGGGTATTCTGTTTAAAAGCCGGGAGGTTTTCCCCAATCGTCCCAGGCTGGCCATAACACCAAGGAAACACCATGAACATGCTTAA
- a CDS encoding di-heme oxidoredictase family protein, translating to MGYAIKKGPKKFSPFLTTFVLTPITALLLFGCNEATTPNTNTGSDSDQQPSTGITPSQPDPEPEFEPAPAHGVIAIPSKDAPSLASPPLSMLISPDYDLPDTSSRIVPVTATSSETQNNNNTADKTLDDNMESRWESTRVDDAWIAFDFGEKTAIGSMELVWENAHADEYAIYISNNDEDWFQLRYRVDSKGGNEKYFNLKADARYIKIQGIKRSTQYGYSIFEAKFQSPSKENTLPALATSRLAFPDYAQNLTPVPLENSEDPIETIQFTLPDGRLVTRFGMMGRSRHARERGEEWNEIGYGKNETVDANGNPQDKGPGAHLNFVANYFKNRTWGVEFIDNTHVPGVTEPSIVVNQYFQQDQRGGGHAFVRRFDTTGVTGFGWMSPGDLLDDSTYSSGEADCKVVAKPPQDALKNPDSGYNGVKGANDGCSVVFDQYPRHGKLVADANGVLVNSGETVPSRPLKEGDVIEFTSSFFSTREAMDAIGDSGALRYYTNELTYVMGEGLRPWYGVQPRLMNEPLPLETLQGGLGSVSYDYADNASFIYQQPHNNIGMENMQRFVEGRRWLHTNLWTGEHNEANNDRNDDGMHLQGPRFNQSSCFGCHINNGRGLAPVVLNQKMDTMAVRVASAELDANGQQAPNSIYGQAMQMNARSLTTGQPENWGGGVWVDGFENQDVVLNDGKVVKLSKPTFAFEGPTPEVFSVRTAQPLIGMGLLEAIPDETILSFVKTNDPDGVKGVANMIFDPEVKNQFDEPVVRLGRYGWKAAKVSLRHQIAGAALLDMAVTSPIFPSRECLAGPANCNTQHQDAGLSEDALTLMTQYLSLLAVPAQRSVVSGFPKGVSPLSYLDVEPDKIARGKTVFEEIRCNACHVMEVKTGTNSAFAEVRNQTIHPYTDMLLHDMGDELGDDLIEGLAEGNYWRTPALWGLGYTKMVADSGYEVGFLHDSRARTIEEAIVWHAGEGQASRDRYVNELSTQERDDLLAFLNSL from the coding sequence ATGGGGTATGCCATAAAAAAAGGGCCTAAAAAGTTTAGCCCCTTTTTAACAACCTTCGTATTAACACCAATCACAGCCTTGCTGTTGTTCGGTTGCAACGAAGCCACTACACCAAACACAAATACCGGTTCAGATTCAGATCAACAGCCCTCGACAGGCATCACCCCCTCTCAACCTGACCCCGAACCGGAATTCGAACCCGCACCGGCTCACGGTGTGATTGCGATACCCAGTAAAGACGCTCCTTCATTGGCATCTCCGCCGTTATCGATGCTGATTTCGCCCGATTACGACCTGCCAGATACTTCCAGTAGAATTGTGCCTGTGACCGCAACGTCCAGCGAAACACAAAACAATAACAACACAGCCGATAAAACCCTGGACGATAATATGGAGTCACGCTGGGAAAGTACCCGGGTTGATGACGCATGGATTGCGTTTGACTTTGGCGAGAAAACGGCCATCGGCTCAATGGAGCTGGTCTGGGAAAATGCCCATGCTGATGAATACGCGATTTACATTTCGAATAATGACGAGGATTGGTTTCAACTACGTTATCGTGTGGATAGTAAGGGTGGCAACGAAAAATACTTTAACCTGAAGGCAGACGCCCGCTACATCAAAATCCAGGGCATTAAACGTTCAACCCAATACGGTTATTCAATCTTTGAGGCAAAATTCCAATCCCCAAGCAAAGAAAATACCCTGCCGGCACTGGCAACCTCACGCCTGGCATTTCCGGATTACGCCCAAAACCTGACACCTGTACCGCTGGAAAACTCAGAAGATCCAATCGAAACGATCCAGTTCACCTTACCGGATGGTCGTTTGGTCACACGTTTCGGCATGATGGGACGCTCTCGCCACGCACGTGAGCGCGGTGAAGAGTGGAATGAAATCGGTTATGGCAAGAACGAAACCGTTGATGCCAACGGCAATCCACAGGATAAAGGTCCTGGCGCTCATCTCAATTTCGTGGCGAACTATTTCAAGAACCGCACCTGGGGCGTTGAATTTATCGATAACACGCACGTACCGGGAGTGACTGAGCCCAGTATTGTTGTGAACCAATATTTCCAGCAAGACCAGCGCGGCGGTGGGCATGCCTTTGTTCGTCGCTTCGACACCACAGGAGTTACCGGTTTTGGTTGGATGAGCCCGGGCGATCTGCTGGATGATTCAACCTATTCCTCTGGCGAGGCCGATTGTAAAGTGGTCGCCAAACCGCCTCAGGACGCTCTGAAAAATCCCGACTCAGGCTATAACGGCGTAAAAGGTGCCAACGATGGTTGCAGTGTGGTTTTTGATCAATATCCACGACACGGAAAACTGGTGGCCGACGCCAATGGCGTGTTAGTCAATAGCGGCGAAACAGTCCCCTCCCGTCCCCTGAAAGAAGGCGACGTCATTGAATTCACCAGCTCCTTTTTCTCAACCCGTGAAGCCATGGACGCCATTGGTGACAGCGGCGCATTACGGTATTACACCAATGAGCTCACCTACGTCATGGGTGAAGGACTACGCCCCTGGTATGGCGTACAGCCGCGCTTGATGAATGAACCATTGCCGTTGGAAACGCTGCAGGGCGGCCTGGGTTCTGTCTCTTATGACTATGCCGACAACGCCTCCTTTATCTATCAGCAACCCCACAACAACATAGGCATGGAAAACATGCAGCGTTTTGTGGAAGGACGTCGCTGGTTACATACCAACCTGTGGACGGGTGAGCATAACGAAGCCAATAACGATCGCAATGACGACGGAATGCATTTGCAGGGGCCTCGCTTTAATCAATCCTCGTGTTTCGGATGCCACATCAATAACGGACGCGGTCTCGCACCCGTCGTGCTTAATCAAAAAATGGATACCATGGCAGTACGAGTTGCCAGTGCAGAACTGGACGCCAATGGCCAGCAGGCGCCTAATTCCATTTATGGTCAGGCCATGCAAATGAACGCACGTTCGCTCACCACGGGTCAGCCTGAAAACTGGGGTGGTGGCGTCTGGGTTGATGGCTTTGAGAACCAAGACGTTGTACTCAATGACGGGAAAGTCGTAAAACTGAGCAAGCCAACCTTTGCCTTCGAAGGCCCAACCCCTGAGGTTTTTTCTGTTCGCACCGCCCAACCGCTGATTGGCATGGGATTGCTGGAAGCCATTCCGGATGAAACCATTCTATCCTTCGTTAAAACCAATGACCCCGATGGTGTCAAAGGCGTCGCGAACATGATTTTTGATCCGGAAGTTAAAAATCAATTCGATGAACCTGTTGTGCGTCTTGGTCGTTATGGATGGAAGGCCGCTAAAGTGAGTTTACGCCATCAGATTGCCGGTGCAGCCCTGTTGGATATGGCGGTTACTTCGCCGATATTTCCAAGCCGGGAATGTTTGGCAGGGCCGGCCAACTGTAACACTCAACATCAGGATGCAGGCCTGTCAGAAGACGCACTCACCCTGATGACACAGTACCTCAGTTTACTGGCCGTCCCTGCACAGCGCAGCGTTGTCAGCGGCTTCCCCAAAGGAGTATCACCATTGTCCTACCTGGATGTCGAGCCAGACAAAATCGCACGCGGCAAGACAGTGTTTGAGGAGATTCGCTGCAACGCCTGCCACGTCATGGAAGTTAAAACGGGTACCAACTCGGCATTTGCAGAAGTGCGCAATCAAACCATCCATCCTTATACCGACATGCTATTGCATGACATGGGTGATGAGCTTGGCGATGATCTGATTGAAGGCCTGGCGGAAGGGAACTACTGGCGCACCCCGGCGCTGTGGGGTCTGGGCTATACCAAAATGGTTGCGGACTCAGGTTATGAAGTCGGCTTCTTACACGACAGCCGCGCCCGTACCATCGAAGAAGCCATTGTATGGCACGCTGGAGAAGGCCAGGCATCACGGGATCGCTACGTCAATGAGCTTTCAACTCAAGAGCGCGATGACCTGTTAGCGTTTTTGAACTCTCTGTGA
- a CDS encoding DUF2931 family protein, which yields MNMLKNICWMILLSLLLSACRADDSYYDYGFDTGGYGGTGWPIWVEKLVFNESWGVPVGGLSGGISNVSERLPGGKSSAMGPVPLPQTIRARWFSYRTQTFYEATLEISEEERLYIKQWFEQYPRKGYLHTLVTGISGEGTIQAWWLVVCVNSLAGCPKYERNYFELAPRIQATVAEGDPNQYYNTTRQSIREGIIPPDVLDLIVPPETPPPTTEELLEQVRPKPHVSQ from the coding sequence ATGAACATGCTTAAAAATATATGTTGGATGATCTTATTGTCACTGTTGCTTAGTGCCTGCCGGGCAGATGATAGCTACTATGACTATGGGTTTGATACCGGTGGTTATGGTGGTACAGGTTGGCCTATTTGGGTGGAAAAGCTTGTGTTTAACGAGTCTTGGGGGGTACCAGTTGGTGGATTGTCTGGCGGCATTTCAAATGTTTCTGAGCGTCTTCCTGGCGGGAAGTCTTCCGCGATGGGACCAGTCCCTCTGCCACAAACTATACGGGCCCGCTGGTTCTCCTATCGTACACAGACCTTTTATGAAGCGACTTTGGAGATATCCGAAGAGGAGCGCTTGTATATTAAGCAGTGGTTTGAGCAATACCCCAGGAAAGGATATTTGCATACCCTGGTCACTGGTATTAGTGGTGAAGGGACAATACAAGCATGGTGGCTTGTAGTTTGTGTCAACTCTCTTGCTGGTTGTCCAAAGTATGAGCGTAATTACTTTGAGTTAGCCCCGCGTATTCAAGCAACGGTAGCAGAAGGGGATCCCAATCAATATTACAACACGACCCGTCAAAGCATTCGTGAAGGTATCATTCCGCCCGATGTGTTGGATTTGATTGTTCCGCCAGAAACGCCACCGCCAACTACGGAAGAATTGCTTGAGCAGGTTCGTCCAAAACCGCATGTCAGTCAGTAA
- a CDS encoding DUF2931 family protein codes for MNILKNLCWLILLSLILNACRADDTYNYGADTGGYGGRGWPIWVEQLVFNESWGAPVGALSGGRPDVSERLPGGKAAVLGYVPLPETIRARWFSYRTQTFYEATLVISEEKRSQIKEWFERYPRKKFVHNLVTGISGEGTMQAWWFVGCVNFGCPEEYESHYFELAPRIQATVAEGDARIHSAGTEQEVEMGNLPPEVLDLIPPDS; via the coding sequence ATGAACATACTTAAAAACTTATGCTGGTTGATCTTACTGTCGCTGATACTCAACGCTTGTCGGGCAGATGATACTTATAATTATGGTGCTGATACTGGTGGCTATGGTGGAAGAGGTTGGCCTATCTGGGTGGAGCAACTTGTGTTTAATGAGTCCTGGGGGGCTCCTGTAGGGGCGCTATCAGGTGGCAGGCCAGACGTTTCAGAACGTCTTCCGGGTGGAAAGGCTGCTGTTCTGGGGTATGTCCCGTTACCAGAGACCATACGGGCCCGTTGGTTTTCCTATCGCACACAAACCTTTTATGAAGCAACTCTGGTCATTTCGGAAGAAAAACGTTCGCAGATTAAAGAATGGTTTGAGCGGTATCCCAGAAAGAAATTCGTTCATAACCTGGTGACCGGTATCAGTGGTGAAGGCACCATGCAGGCGTGGTGGTTTGTAGGCTGCGTAAACTTTGGGTGCCCTGAGGAATATGAATCTCACTATTTTGAACTGGCCCCCCGCATTCAGGCGACTGTCGCCGAGGGAGATGCCCGCATTCACAGTGCAGGGACCGAACAGGAGGTGGAAATGGGTAATCTGCCGCCAGAGGTGTTGGATCTGATTCCTCCTGATTCTTGA
- a CDS encoding DUF2931 family protein, producing MNILKNLYWLILLSLILSGCRADDTYNYSFDTGGYGGKGWPIWVEKLVFNETWGVPVGALSGGVSDTSKRLPGGKAAGAGYVPLPQTIRARWFSYRTQTFYEATLEISEEKGAQIKDWFERYPTESGFSHALVSGISGEGSMQVWWSVICVNSRGGCTKHDSYEFELAPRIQATVAEGDARIHSAGTEQEVEMGNLPPEVLDLIPPGS from the coding sequence ATGAACATACTTAAGAATTTATATTGGTTGATCTTACTGTCGCTGATACTCAGCGGCTGTAGAGCGGATGATACTTATAATTATAGTTTTGATACTGGTGGCTATGGCGGAAAAGGTTGGCCCATTTGGGTGGAAAAACTGGTGTTTAACGAGACCTGGGGGGTGCCGGTTGGGGCATTGTCGGGTGGCGTATCCGATACATCCAAACGTCTTCCTGGCGGTAAGGCTGCTGGTGCGGGCTATGTACCATTACCACAAACTATCCGGGCTCGTTGGTTCTCCTATCGCACCCAAACTTTCTATGAAGCAACTTTAGAAATATCGGAAGAGAAAGGCGCACAGATTAAGGATTGGTTTGAGCGGTATCCCACCGAGTCAGGATTTTCACATGCCTTGGTAAGCGGTATCAGCGGGGAAGGCAGTATGCAGGTGTGGTGGTCGGTCATTTGTGTCAACTCTCGCGGTGGTTGTACGAAACACGATTCTTATGAATTTGAACTGGCCCCCCGTATTCAGGCGACCGTGGCTGAGGGAGATGCACGCATTCACAGTGCAGGGACCGAACAGGAGGTGGAAATGGGTAATCTGCCGCCAGAGGTGTTGGATCTGATTCCCCCTGGCTCTTAA